The following are encoded together in the Magnetospirillum gryphiswaldense MSR-1 v2 genome:
- a CDS encoding DUF411 domain-containing protein produces the protein MESCHTALIDGYVVEGHVPVAAIDKLLKERPRATGLAAPGMPQGSPGMSGTPEPFVVYLFGPDGATPFMRF, from the coding sequence ATGGAATCGTGCCACACCGCCCTTATCGACGGCTATGTGGTCGAAGGCCACGTGCCGGTGGCGGCCATCGACAAATTGCTGAAGGAACGCCCCCGGGCTACCGGCCTGGCGGCACCGGGCATGCCGCAGGGGTCGCCCGGCATGTCGGGCACGCCGGAACCCTTTGTCGTCTACCTGTTCGGCCCCGACGGAGCCACGCCGTTCATGCGGTTCTGA